The following coding sequences are from one Cetobacterium sp. ZOR0034 window:
- the purC gene encoding phosphoribosylaminoimidazolesuccinocarboxamide synthase, with protein MLLVEANKLYEGKAKKVYRTENPNEVIIYYKDDATAFNNLKKGQIQNKGILNSQITTIIYDYLKKNGVETHLIENLSERAQLCKKVDIVPLEVIVRNTLAGSTAKLFKMEEGLVLETPIFEICYKKDELGDPMINDYHAMALGLATKPELESIYSQTKKINELLKDLFDKIGIELVDFKIEFGRDSEGNIILADEISPDCCRLWDKETRKKLDKDRFRRDLGDVEEAYQEVLARLNKIVG; from the coding sequence ATGTTATTAGTAGAAGCAAATAAGTTATATGAAGGAAAAGCAAAAAAAGTTTATAGAACAGAAAATCCTAATGAAGTTATTATTTATTATAAGGATGACGCAACAGCTTTTAATAATTTAAAGAAAGGTCAAATACAAAATAAAGGGATATTAAATAGTCAAATTACAACAATAATTTATGATTATTTAAAAAAGAATGGAGTAGAAACTCATCTTATAGAAAACTTATCAGAGAGAGCACAACTTTGTAAAAAGGTTGATATAGTTCCATTAGAAGTGATTGTAAGAAATACATTAGCTGGCTCAACAGCAAAACTATTTAAAATGGAAGAGGGATTAGTTTTAGAAACTCCTATATTCGAAATTTGTTATAAAAAAGATGAGTTAGGTGATCCAATGATAAATGATTATCACGCTATGGCACTTGGACTTGCGACTAAACCTGAGTTAGAATCAATCTATTCTCAAACTAAAAAGATAAATGAACTTCTGAAAGATCTATTTGATAAAATAGGAATTGAATTAGTTGATTTCAAAATTGAGTTTGGAAGAGATTCAGAAGGAAATATAATCTTAGCTGATGAAATTTCTCCTGATTGTTGCAGACTTTGGGATAAAGAAACTAGAAAAAAGTTAGATAAGGATAGATTCAGAAGAGATTTAGGAGATGTAGAAGAGGCTTATCAAGAAGTTTTAGCAAGATTAAATAAAATAGTGGGGTAA
- the purF gene encoding amidophosphoribosyltransferase, whose translation MIKEIEYFLSGKINEECGVFGVFNVEDAAQLTYYGLHSLQHRGQEGAGIASSDGENIIREKGEGLVTEVFNSERIAKLPGDMSIGHVRYATTGGGGIENVQPILVRSHTGDFVIAHNGNIVNAKELKMQLEAMGSIFHTTSDSEIIGHLIQREVGDFHEKILKALPKLEGAFSFLIMNNENLYVIRDKNGFRPLSMGKLENGYVFSSESSAFEIVGAEYIRGLNPGEVLKVSRDSIESSQYTDCTQDKMCSMEYIYFSRPDSSINGLNVHTSRRSCGNILAKESPVEADIVIGVPDSSLSSAMGYSDYSGIPYEMGLVKNRYVGRTFIKPNQHQRERGVKMKLSAMEAVVKDKRVILVDDSIVRGTTSKHIIKLLKEAGAKEVHMRIASSPIISPCFYGVDTSTYNELISTKMSPKELGEYIGADSLAFLSHEGMLEGLGKNICMACFTGKYPTSMFSLLENLKK comes from the coding sequence ATGATAAAAGAGATAGAGTATTTTTTAAGTGGAAAAATAAATGAAGAGTGTGGAGTGTTCGGAGTATTTAATGTAGAGGATGCAGCACAATTAACATACTATGGACTACACTCGTTACAACATAGAGGTCAGGAGGGAGCTGGTATAGCTTCCTCTGATGGAGAAAATATAATTAGAGAAAAAGGTGAAGGGCTGGTAACTGAAGTTTTTAACAGTGAAAGAATAGCAAAACTACCAGGTGATATGTCAATAGGACATGTAAGATATGCTACAACAGGAGGAGGAGGAATAGAAAATGTTCAACCAATACTTGTTCGTTCTCATACTGGCGATTTTGTTATTGCACACAATGGAAATATTGTAAATGCAAAAGAGTTGAAAATGCAATTAGAAGCTATGGGAAGCATTTTCCATACAACTTCGGACAGTGAAATAATAGGGCACCTTATTCAAAGAGAAGTGGGGGATTTCCACGAAAAAATACTAAAAGCATTACCAAAATTAGAGGGTGCATTCTCGTTCCTTATAATGAACAATGAAAATCTTTACGTGATAAGAGATAAAAATGGATTTAGACCATTATCGATGGGGAAATTAGAAAATGGATATGTATTTAGTTCTGAAAGCTCAGCATTTGAAATTGTAGGAGCTGAATATATAAGAGGATTAAATCCAGGAGAAGTTTTAAAAGTGTCTAGAGATTCAATAGAAAGCTCTCAGTATACAGATTGTACACAGGATAAAATGTGTTCGATGGAATATATATATTTCTCAAGACCGGATAGTAGCATCAATGGGTTAAATGTTCATACGAGTAGAAGAAGCTGTGGAAACATATTAGCAAAGGAAAGTCCAGTAGAGGCGGATATAGTAATAGGGGTACCAGATTCATCACTATCTTCAGCTATGGGGTATTCGGATTACTCAGGTATTCCTTATGAAATGGGACTTGTAAAAAATAGATATGTAGGTAGAACGTTTATAAAACCAAATCAACACCAAAGAGAGCGTGGAGTAAAGATGAAACTTTCTGCTATGGAAGCTGTTGTAAAAGATAAAAGGGTTATTTTAGTAGATGATTCAATTGTTAGAGGAACGACATCGAAGCATATAATAAAGTTATTAAAAGAAGCTGGAGCTAAAGAGGTTCATATGAGGATAGCTTCATCACCAATTATAAGTCCATGTTTCTATGGAGTAGACACGTCAACTTATAATGAGCTTATAAGTACGAAAATGTCACCAAAAGAATTAGGAGAATATATAGGTGCAGATTCATTAGCATTTTTATCACATGAAGGAATGCTAGAGGGATTAGGAAAGAACATCTGTATGGCATGTTTCACAGGAAAATATCCAACAAGTATGTTTAGTTTATTAGAAAATTTGAAGAAATAG
- the purM gene encoding phosphoribosylformylglycinamidine cyclo-ligase, producing the protein MKLSNKYMEAGVSLEAGYESVRRIKSHVERTKVRGAINSLGAFGGMFDLSELGMKEPVLVSGTDGVGTKLMLAFEMDKHDTIGQDVVAMCVNDVLVQGAMPLYFLDYIAVGKNYPEQIESIVKGVADGCVAAECALIGGETAEMPGMYSEGHYDIAGFTVGAVEKKELITGEGIEEGDIIVGISSSGVHSNGFSLVRKIIKDANLDLKTVYEGFEKSLGEELLTPTRIYVKTVKEVLKSVSVKGMCHITGGGFYENIPRIIPEGLGVEIDSKNVNELKIFKFLEEKGGVPKKEMFNVFNMGVGFIFVVSKNERENIISKLKELGENPMILGEVAKTSGVEIKW; encoded by the coding sequence ATAAAATTGAGTAATAAATATATGGAAGCTGGAGTAAGCTTAGAAGCAGGATATGAATCAGTAAGAAGAATAAAAAGTCATGTTGAAAGAACAAAAGTAAGAGGAGCTATAAATAGCTTGGGTGCTTTTGGTGGAATGTTTGATTTATCTGAGCTAGGAATGAAAGAACCAGTTTTAGTTAGTGGAACAGATGGTGTTGGAACTAAGTTGATGTTAGCTTTTGAAATGGATAAACATGATACGATAGGACAAGATGTTGTGGCTATGTGTGTTAATGATGTTTTAGTTCAAGGAGCTATGCCATTATATTTTTTAGATTATATAGCGGTTGGAAAAAATTACCCTGAACAGATTGAAAGTATTGTAAAAGGTGTAGCGGATGGATGTGTAGCTGCAGAGTGTGCCTTAATAGGTGGAGAAACAGCTGAAATGCCAGGAATGTATAGCGAAGGACATTATGATATTGCTGGATTTACAGTTGGAGCTGTAGAGAAAAAAGAGTTAATAACTGGAGAGGGAATAGAAGAAGGAGATATTATAGTTGGAATATCTTCTAGTGGAGTTCACTCGAATGGATTCTCTTTGGTTAGAAAGATAATTAAAGATGCTAATCTAGATTTGAAAACAGTTTATGAAGGATTCGAAAAATCTTTAGGAGAGGAGTTACTTACTCCAACAAGAATATATGTAAAAACAGTAAAAGAGGTTTTAAAATCAGTTTCTGTTAAAGGGATGTGCCATATAACAGGTGGAGGATTCTATGAAAATATTCCAAGAATAATACCTGAAGGATTAGGAGTAGAGATTGATAGCAAGAATGTAAATGAGCTAAAAATATTTAAATTTTTAGAGGAAAAAGGCGGGGTACCTAAAAAAGAGATGTTTAATGTATTTAACATGGGTGTTGGATTTATATTTGTAGTTTCAAAAAATGAAAGAGAAAATATAATCTCTAAATTGAAAGAGTTAGGGGAAAATCCTATGATTTTAGGAGAGGTTGCTAAGACATCAGGAGTAGAAATTAAATGGTAA
- the purN gene encoding phosphoribosylglycinamide formyltransferase, which produces MVNIAVFASGNGGNFQRIVEAQKTGEGKGYEVKLLIVDKKDAFAIERAKALNIPCYFIDPKEFNTKMEFEEKIIEILKKEKVEYIVLAGYMRIISPVLLEEFFNKIINIHPAYLPEFPGKDGIGDAFKAGVTKTGVTIHYVDSGVDTGEIIYQERIKIEETWSLDDLKKAIHDVEHRIYPMILTKLFKKGE; this is translated from the coding sequence ATGGTAAATATAGCTGTGTTTGCTTCTGGAAACGGGGGTAACTTCCAAAGAATAGTAGAAGCTCAAAAAACGGGTGAAGGTAAAGGGTATGAAGTTAAACTTCTAATTGTCGATAAAAAAGATGCTTTTGCAATTGAAAGAGCAAAAGCCTTAAATATACCTTGCTACTTTATAGATCCAAAAGAGTTTAACACTAAAATGGAGTTTGAAGAAAAGATAATTGAGATATTGAAAAAAGAAAAAGTTGAATATATTGTGCTTGCAGGATATATGAGAATAATCTCTCCAGTATTATTAGAGGAGTTTTTCAACAAGATAATAAATATTCATCCAGCTTATTTGCCAGAATTTCCTGGCAAAGATGGGATAGGAGATGCGTTTAAAGCTGGCGTGACGAAAACGGGTGTGACAATTCATTATGTAGATAGTGGAGTTGATACAGGGGAAATAATATATCAAGAGAGAATAAAAATAGAAGAAACTTGGAGTTTAGATGATTTGAAAAAAGCAATACATGATGTAGAGCATAGAATATATCCAATGATTTTAACAAAGTTATTTAAAAAGGGAGAATAA
- the purH gene encoding bifunctional phosphoribosylaminoimidazolecarboxamide formyltransferase/IMP cyclohydrolase, protein MKRVLISVSDKTGIVDFTKKLVSLGYEVISTGGTKKTLDEAGIKTLSISDITNFPEIMDGRVKTLHPNVHGALLCVRDNVEHLKALKDNKIDMIDMVVVNLYPFKETLSKVGVTHEELIENIDIGGPSMLRSAAKNYKSVTVVVDPKDYDVVIAQLEKSGDTEAETRERLAAKVFRHTSAYDTLIAEYLTSKVKEEFPESITVTYEKVQDLRYGENPHQKAGFYKSSFAGYSIGNAVQLHGKELSYNNIQDTNAALEILKEFTKPTVVAVKHMNPCGVGSGENIDVAWNRAYEADKISIFGGIVAANSVITKEVAEKLSALFLEIVIAPGYEKEALQIITQKKNIRVMKLELNSNIINKKKITSVMDGALIQEFDEKNISKDELVCVTDRKPTEDEIEDLIFNWNVVKHVKSNAIVVGKANQTIGVGAGQMNRVGAAKIALEQGGEKCNGAVMASDAFFPMADTVEMAAKFGIKAIIQPGGSIKDSLSIEECNKHGIAMVFTGVRHFKH, encoded by the coding sequence ATGAAACGTGTGTTAATAAGTGTATCTGATAAAACTGGAATTGTAGATTTTACTAAAAAATTAGTTTCGTTAGGGTATGAGGTTATCTCAACAGGAGGAACTAAAAAAACGTTAGATGAGGCTGGTATAAAAACTTTAAGTATATCAGATATTACAAATTTCCCAGAGATAATGGATGGAAGAGTAAAGACGTTACATCCAAATGTTCATGGAGCTTTACTTTGCGTTAGAGATAATGTAGAGCATTTGAAAGCTTTAAAAGATAATAAGATAGATATGATAGATATGGTTGTTGTTAATCTGTATCCATTTAAAGAGACATTATCAAAAGTTGGAGTGACTCACGAGGAGTTAATAGAAAATATAGATATTGGTGGGCCAAGCATGTTGAGATCTGCTGCTAAAAACTATAAATCAGTTACGGTTGTGGTAGATCCAAAGGATTATGATGTTGTAATAGCGCAACTTGAAAAGTCGGGAGATACAGAAGCGGAAACGAGAGAAAGATTAGCTGCGAAAGTGTTCAGACATACATCGGCATATGATACTTTAATAGCAGAGTATCTAACTTCAAAAGTAAAAGAGGAGTTTCCGGAAAGTATAACTGTTACTTATGAGAAAGTTCAAGATTTAAGATATGGAGAAAATCCGCATCAAAAAGCAGGATTCTATAAAAGTAGTTTTGCAGGATATTCAATAGGAAATGCAGTTCAACTTCATGGGAAAGAGTTATCTTATAATAACATTCAAGATACAAATGCAGCTTTAGAAATTTTAAAAGAGTTTACTAAGCCAACTGTAGTAGCGGTTAAGCATATGAATCCTTGTGGAGTTGGGAGTGGAGAAAATATAGATGTAGCTTGGAATAGGGCTTATGAAGCTGATAAAATCTCTATATTTGGTGGAATTGTAGCAGCTAATTCAGTTATAACAAAAGAGGTAGCGGAAAAGTTATCTGCACTATTTTTAGAGATTGTTATAGCACCTGGATATGAAAAAGAAGCTTTACAAATAATAACTCAGAAGAAAAATATAAGAGTTATGAAATTAGAGTTGAATTCAAATATTATAAATAAAAAGAAAATTACTTCTGTTATGGATGGAGCATTAATTCAAGAGTTTGATGAGAAAAATATCTCTAAAGATGAACTTGTTTGTGTTACTGATAGAAAGCCTACGGAAGATGAAATAGAGGATTTAATCTTTAACTGGAACGTTGTTAAACATGTGAAATCGAATGCAATAGTTGTTGGAAAAGCTAATCAAACTATTGGAGTTGGTGCAGGACAGATGAATAGAGTTGGAGCTGCAAAAATAGCTTTAGAACAAGGTGGTGAAAAGTGTAATGGAGCAGTGATGGCTTCAGATGCATTCTTCCCAATGGCAGATACAGTAGAGATGGCTGCGAAATTTGGAATTAAAGCAATTATTCAACCAGGAGGATCAATAAAAGACTCCTTATCTATCGAAGAGTGCAATAAGCATGGAATAGCTATGGTATTTACAGGGGTAAGACATTTTAAACATTAA
- the purD gene encoding phosphoribosylamine--glycine ligase: MKVLVIGKGGREHAIAWKVKESRLVKEVFIAPGNVGMEEIGKLVDISEENIDELATFAQNENIDLTIVGPESVLALGVVDEFEKRGLKIFGPTAAAARIESSKDFAKELMKKYNVPTGAYETFESLELAKSYVNQKGAPIVIKEDGLKAGKGVTVAFTKEEAIEALEIAFSIPNNKVVIEEYLDGFEFSIIALTNGERVIPLEVAQDHKRAYDNDEGPNTGGMGVYSPVGKIDSNVVNETLEKILKPMASGMKQDGIPFKGFLFGGIMLTKDGVKTIEFNARFGDPEAEGILPRMKSDFVKAILDLMDEKEVKLEWDERYTVAVVMASEDYPKSSTIGSEIEIPQNLESIVFHMGTRKVDGRLETNGGRVLSVVAYGNTLEEAKERAYLDVKKIKCKKMFFRNDIGSKMCYNNENK; encoded by the coding sequence ATGAAAGTTCTTGTAATTGGAAAAGGTGGAAGAGAGCATGCGATTGCATGGAAGGTAAAAGAGAGTCGACTAGTTAAAGAGGTATTTATAGCTCCAGGAAATGTTGGAATGGAAGAGATTGGGAAACTAGTAGATATTTCTGAAGAAAATATAGATGAACTTGCAACATTTGCACAAAACGAAAATATAGATTTGACGATAGTAGGTCCTGAAAGCGTACTTGCTTTAGGCGTTGTGGATGAGTTTGAAAAAAGAGGTCTTAAAATATTTGGACCAACTGCAGCTGCTGCAAGAATTGAATCAAGTAAAGATTTTGCGAAAGAGTTGATGAAAAAGTATAATGTTCCAACAGGAGCTTATGAAACTTTTGAAAGCTTAGAGTTAGCAAAATCATATGTTAATCAAAAAGGCGCTCCGATAGTTATAAAAGAGGATGGTTTGAAAGCTGGAAAAGGAGTAACAGTTGCCTTTACAAAAGAGGAAGCGATAGAGGCTTTAGAGATAGCATTCTCTATACCTAATAATAAAGTTGTAATAGAGGAATATTTGGATGGTTTTGAATTTTCTATTATAGCTTTAACAAATGGAGAGAGAGTAATTCCTTTAGAAGTTGCTCAAGATCATAAAAGAGCTTATGACAATGATGAAGGGCCAAATACAGGTGGAATGGGTGTGTATTCTCCAGTAGGAAAAATAGATTCGAATGTTGTAAATGAAACTTTAGAAAAAATATTAAAACCTATGGCATCTGGAATGAAACAAGATGGAATTCCGTTTAAAGGTTTTCTATTTGGTGGGATTATGTTAACCAAAGATGGAGTTAAAACTATCGAGTTTAATGCAAGATTTGGAGATCCAGAAGCAGAAGGGATTCTTCCAAGAATGAAATCTGACTTTGTTAAAGCCATATTAGATTTAATGGATGAAAAAGAGGTTAAACTAGAGTGGGATGAAAGATATACAGTGGCTGTTGTTATGGCTTCTGAAGACTACCCGAAATCATCGACAATAGGTAGTGAAATTGAAATTCCTCAAAATTTAGAATCGATAGTTTTCCATATGGGAACAAGAAAAGTAGATGGAAGATTAGAAACTAATGGTGGAAGGGTTTTATCGGTAGTAGCATACGGAAATACATTAGAAGAAGCTAAAGAAAGAGCATATTTGGATGTAAAAAAAATAAAATGCAAAAAAATGTTTTTTAGAAATGACATAGGCTCAAAAATGTGCTATAATAACGAAAATAAATAA
- the guaB gene encoding IMP dehydrogenase: MMNGKIIKEAITFDDVLLVPAKSEVLPHEVSLKTRLTKDIELNIPVLSAAMDTVTEGDLAIALARQGGIGFIHKNMSIEDQAAEVDRVKRNESGMIKNPVTLTKDSTVWHAEEIMRKYKISGLPVIEQDGSLIGIITNRDLKYRKDMDQLVSDIMTKENLVTAPVGTTLEQAKDILLENRIEKLPIVNDEGQLKGLITIKDIDNLVEYPMACKDSQGRLRVGGAVGVGADTLERVKALVDAGVDIITVDSAHGHSKGVMAKIKEIREAFPTLNIIGGNIVTAEAALDLIDAGVDAVKVGVGPGSICTTRVVAGVGVPQLSAVNDVYEVCKTRGIGVIADGGIKLSGDMVKALAAGADCVMLGGLLAGTTEAPGEEIIYEGRKYKVYVGMGSMAAMKRGSKDRYFQNDAKKLVPEGIEGRVAYRGSLKDVVFQMCGGVRAGMGYCGTSTVEDLKVHAKFVKITGAGLKESHPHDIIITKEAPNYSK; the protein is encoded by the coding sequence ATGATGAATGGAAAAATAATAAAAGAAGCGATTACTTTTGATGATGTACTACTAGTTCCAGCAAAATCTGAGGTATTACCACATGAAGTTAGTTTAAAAACAAGACTTACAAAGGATATCGAATTAAATATTCCGGTCCTAAGTGCTGCAATGGATACTGTAACAGAAGGAGATTTAGCAATAGCTTTAGCTAGACAAGGTGGAATAGGATTTATTCATAAAAATATGAGTATAGAGGATCAAGCTGCTGAGGTAGATAGAGTAAAGAGAAATGAAAGCGGAATGATAAAGAATCCTGTTACTTTAACAAAAGATTCAACTGTATGGCACGCAGAAGAGATAATGAGAAAGTATAAAATTTCTGGATTACCAGTTATTGAACAAGATGGTTCTTTAATAGGAATTATTACAAACAGAGATTTAAAATATAGAAAAGATATGGATCAATTAGTTAGTGATATAATGACTAAAGAAAATTTAGTAACAGCTCCAGTAGGAACAACTTTAGAGCAAGCTAAAGATATCTTATTAGAAAATAGAATAGAGAAACTACCAATAGTAAATGACGAAGGTCAATTAAAAGGATTAATTACAATAAAGGACATCGATAATTTAGTTGAATATCCAATGGCTTGTAAAGATTCTCAAGGAAGATTAAGAGTTGGAGGAGCTGTAGGAGTTGGAGCAGATACTCTAGAAAGAGTTAAAGCTTTAGTAGATGCGGGAGTAGATATTATAACTGTAGATTCGGCTCATGGACATTCAAAAGGTGTTATGGCAAAAATAAAAGAAATCAGAGAAGCTTTCCCGACTTTAAACATAATTGGTGGAAACATAGTAACGGCAGAAGCAGCTTTAGATTTAATAGATGCAGGAGTAGATGCTGTTAAGGTAGGAGTAGGACCAGGGTCTATCTGTACAACAAGAGTTGTAGCAGGAGTAGGAGTTCCTCAATTATCAGCAGTAAATGATGTTTATGAAGTTTGTAAAACAAGAGGGATTGGAGTTATAGCAGATGGTGGAATAAAATTATCTGGAGATATGGTTAAAGCTTTAGCAGCAGGAGCTGATTGTGTAATGCTTGGTGGACTTTTAGCAGGAACGACAGAAGCACCTGGAGAAGAGATTATATATGAAGGAAGAAAGTATAAAGTATATGTTGGAATGGGATCTATGGCAGCAATGAAAAGAGGATCGAAAGACAGATACTTCCAAAATGACGCTAAGAAATTAGTTCCAGAAGGTATTGAAGGAAGAGTTGCATATAGAGGAAGCTTAAAAGATGTAGTTTTCCAAATGTGTGGAGGAGTTAGAGCTGGAATGGGATACTGTGGAACATCAACAGTTGAAGATTTAAAAGTTCATGCAAAATTTGTTAAAATAACAGGAGCAGGATTAAAAGAAAGTCATCCGCATGATATTATAATAACGAAGGAAGCACCAAATTATTCTAAATAG
- a CDS encoding HD domain-containing phosphohydrolase, which yields MKRLVVFLMLFISCLGFSEERLTITVPSNTTDMYLYKDLEKGEYQGVYAELLKKVLEGKEIEVSLDKENSDMMLRTIETLDGKKEYDYLDTPMIYRIGVITNKNSMLSNLGEARYLKAGYIPGQHGIREMKERYSNLTLDKIEVKNIDEGLEKLKNGEIEIFIAQDWYDKNLGDVDYKLLENIRYNEQIAIKKSLTELYEKVKKSLDELPGEEFQEILSENRVSFYKYLLKDTPSYEKVTDNYKEIRVKLGKDKFMLPFYYKQKQNYQGLTINIVKEIEKIIGIPFSFVKDGEYDIEGIAIENSLGRVTKNYTKPYYEMKLSVANRKSDGFIQNLSDLDRAKILVLKGDYSYIYLKNILKNSEIEEVETYEEGLNKLLNQDGEYLVGYFNILTGVISNNFLDDKIKVAGILNDSFGVSFGISKEKQELSNLIETILESFTIDKTVIDNNILKNSIVTQNYKLILKISIPVVIFIIILIVLIIKSEKNRKKAEELSFSLIEVLEMANQLNDEDTGDHVKRLGMYSTLLSEKVNLPKETRESIKRFSSLHDIGKVAIPSEILKKPSKLTEEEFKKVKEHVEIGYDLVKKLKLGTVAENIVRYHHEKWDGSGYPLGIRGNEIPLEARIVSIVDVYDALRQRKFHRDALTHEEALEVISKDKGKSFDPELVDIFLGSDKEFEKIYEENKESLDLATEFYSAIKNNK from the coding sequence ATGAAGAGGTTAGTAGTTTTTTTAATGCTGTTTATTAGTTGTTTAGGTTTCTCGGAAGAGAGATTAACAATAACAGTACCTTCAAATACAACGGATATGTATTTGTATAAAGATTTAGAAAAGGGTGAATATCAAGGTGTTTACGCAGAGTTGTTAAAAAAAGTTTTAGAAGGAAAAGAGATTGAAGTTTCATTAGATAAAGAGAATAGTGACATGATGTTGAGAACTATTGAAACTTTAGATGGGAAGAAGGAATATGATTATTTGGATACTCCTATGATTTATAGGATAGGTGTTATTACAAATAAGAATTCGATGCTGTCAAACTTAGGAGAGGCTAGATATTTGAAAGCTGGATATATTCCTGGACAACATGGAATTAGAGAGATGAAAGAAAGATATAGCAATTTAACTTTAGATAAAATTGAAGTTAAGAATATTGATGAAGGATTAGAAAAATTAAAGAATGGTGAGATAGAGATTTTTATTGCACAAGATTGGTATGATAAAAATTTAGGTGATGTAGATTATAAACTTTTAGAGAATATAAGGTATAATGAACAAATAGCTATAAAAAAGAGTTTAACTGAGCTTTATGAAAAAGTGAAAAAAAGTTTAGATGAATTACCAGGTGAAGAATTTCAAGAGATTTTATCTGAAAATAGAGTGTCGTTTTATAAGTATTTGTTAAAAGATACGCCGAGTTATGAAAAAGTAACAGATAACTATAAAGAGATAAGAGTTAAATTGGGAAAAGATAAATTTATGTTGCCGTTTTATTATAAGCAGAAACAAAATTATCAGGGATTAACTATTAATATAGTTAAAGAGATTGAAAAGATAATAGGTATTCCTTTTAGTTTTGTGAAAGATGGAGAGTATGACATAGAGGGAATTGCTATCGAAAACTCTTTGGGAAGAGTAACTAAAAATTATACAAAACCTTATTATGAAATGAAATTGTCTGTGGCAAATAGAAAGTCAGATGGGTTTATTCAGAATTTATCTGATTTAGATAGGGCTAAAATTTTAGTTTTAAAAGGTGATTATAGTTATATATATTTAAAAAATATTTTGAAAAATAGTGAAATAGAAGAAGTAGAGACTTATGAAGAGGGGTTAAATAAATTATTAAATCAAGATGGAGAGTATCTGGTAGGATACTTTAATATATTGACAGGAGTAATAAGTAATAACTTTTTGGATGATAAAATAAAAGTTGCAGGGATATTAAATGATTCTTTTGGTGTTAGTTTTGGAATTAGTAAAGAGAAACAAGAGTTATCAAATTTAATTGAAACTATTTTAGAAAGTTTCACGATAGATAAAACTGTAATAGATAATAATATTTTAAAAAATTCAATAGTAACACAAAATTATAAGTTGATTTTAAAAATATCAATACCAGTAGTGATATTTATAATAATTTTAATAGTATTAATAATTAAATCTGAAAAAAATAGGAAAAAAGCAGAAGAACTAAGTTTTTCGTTGATAGAAGTGCTAGAAATGGCTAATCAATTGAATGACGAGGATACTGGAGATCATGTGAAGAGATTAGGTATGTATTCGACACTTTTATCTGAAAAAGTAAATCTGCCAAAAGAAACAAGAGAAAGTATCAAGAGATTTTCATCTTTACATGATATAGGAAAAGTTGCGATACCATCTGAAATATTAAAGAAACCATCTAAGTTAACAGAGGAAGAGTTTAAGAAAGTAAAAGAGCATGTAGAAATAGGGTATGACTTGGTAAAAAAATTGAAATTAGGAACTGTTGCAGAGAATATCGTAAGGTATCATCATGAAAAATGGGACGGTAGTGGTTATCCGTTAGGAATAAGAGGTAATGAAATTCCTTTAGAAGCTAGAATTGTTTCTATTGTGGATGTTTATGATGCTTTAAGACAAAGAAAGTTCCATAGAGATGCATTGACACATGAAGAGGCTTTAGAAGTTATAAGTAAAGATAAAGGGAAAAGTTTTGATCCAGAATTAGTTGATATTTTCCTTGGTAGTGATAAAGAGTTCGAAAAGATATATGAAGAAAATAAAGAATCTTTAGATTTAGCAACAGAATTTTATTCAGCAATAAAAAATAATAAATAG